The genomic region AAAGAGTTAAATTTAGGAAAAAATGAAAAACCATCAGATATTGAAATAAGATATTATCAAAGAAAAGCAGCTTTTATAATAATCTCTCAAAGAGATGAAAAACTAAAAATTGAAGCATTAGAATCTTTAAAAAAATTGGAAGAATTACTTTTTTCTCACAATGAAGATAATGAACCTTTATGGTTATGGCATTTTTATAACTTAAAAGCAAATCTTTGTGAATGGGAAGAAAACTATGATGAAGCAATAACTTTTTATCAAAAATGTTTAGCAATCCCAGCTCTTGGTGCTTTTGAGTATGGAGCAACATTCGTAAATATGGCAATATCGTATAGATTTAAATATATTTTACAAACAAAAAAAGATGATGAAACTATAAATAAAGCTATAAATTTAGGAAAATTAGGTGTAGTTTTAAAAGAATCAGTTGGCGATAGAGATGAAATGCCTGTTGTTTTACATAATTTTGCTTTAAATATTTTATATAAAATAATAAATTCTTATGATGAAAAAGAGTGTTTAGAAGTTTTAAAAGTAACAGATGAAGCTTTGGATATTTTAGAAGAGACAAAATCTATAAAAAGATTAGGAATGGTTTTAATTGAAAATTATATTGCAAGAAGTTTATTAGAAATTGATTCAAAAAATATAGTTGAAAAATTACAAAATTGTATTATAAATTTGCAAGATTCAGAGTTGAAACAACTATTAAATATATACAAAGAGTTTACAAAAAATAATAAACTTAAAAAATTAGAATTTTTAGATAAATTAGTTTGAAAGTAAGTATAAAAGGAAAAAAATGAACTATATAAAAAATAGTGTAAATTTAAGTACTGGTACAATTGAAGAAAAAAGAGCTGAGATTAAAAAACAGTTTTTACAAACTTATGAATTAGATGAAAAACTTTTTGATTTATTAAAAGATAAGGAGTTTTTGTATCAGCAACCAAATAAACTTAGACATCCACTTATATTTTATTATGGACATACTGCAACATTTTTTATAAATAAATTAGTTTTAGCAAATATTTTAGAAAATAGATTAAATAAGGATTTTGAATCAATATTTGCTATTGGTGTTGATGAAATGAGTTGGGATGATTTAAACTCTAGTAATTACAAATGGCCAACTTTTGAAGAGATAAAAGAGTATAGAAATAAAGTAAAAGAGATAGTTTTAGATTTGATTGAAAATATGCAGTTTTCACTTCCTATAAATTGGGATTGTCCTATGTGGATTATTTTGATGGGAATAGAACATGAAAATATTCATATAGAAACAAGTTCAGTTTTACTTCGAGAACTTGATATAAAATATTTAATTGAAGATGAGATATTTGAGTATTCAAATGAAGCTTCAAATGAATATCCAAAAAATGAGCTTCTTGATGTAAAAGGTGCGCAAGTTTTACTTCAAAAAGATAGAAATAATCCAATATTTTATGGTTGGGATAATGAATTTTCAAATCACAAAGCTTTTATAAAAGATTTTCAAGCTTCAAAATATTTGGTTTCAAATGGAGAATTTTTGGAGTTTGTAAAAGAGGGTGGTTATAATAATCCTGAATTCTTTTCAACGGAAGGGGAAAACTGGTTAAGTTATACAGATGCAAAATATCCAACATTTTGGATAAAAAAAGATGAAAAATATTTTTTAAGAGAGATAAATAGAGTTGTTCCTCTTCCTCTTAATTATCCAGTTGATGTAAATTTTTATGAAGCAGAAGCTTTTTGTAAATACAAAAGTGAAAAATTAGGTTTTGAAGTTAGACTTCCAAGTGAAGATGAGTATTATAGACTTTATGATTTTGTAGATGCACAAAATAAAGAAGCAAATATTGGTTTAAAAAAGTTTAATCAAAGCAGGGTTGACAAATATAAGTTTGATGGTTTTTACGATGTTGCTGGAAATGTTTGGCAATGGAGTTTAACACCAATTTATCCTTTTGATGGTTTTGTAACACATCCAATCTATGATGATTTTACAACTCCAACATTTGATGATAGACATGCACTTATAAAAGGTGGTTCTTTTATTAGTTTAGGAAATGAAACTTTAAGAAGTGCAAGATATGCTTTTAGAAAACATTTTTTCCAACATGCTGGATTTAGATATGTTAAATCATCAAATGAGTATAAAACACAATTAAACAACAACTTTTATGAAAGTGATGAATCAATATTTTCATATTGCGATTTATATTATGGAAAAGATAAGTTATACACAAATTATGTGGATTTATTAAGACCATATTTAAAAGATTTGAAAAACTCAAAAGCTTTAGATTTAGGTTGTTGTGTTGGACGAACTAGCTTTGAGTTAGCAAAAATCTATGATGAAGTATTAGGAATAGATTTTAGTGCAAATTATATAAATATTGGGGTAAAACTAAAACATTATGATTTCGTAAATTATAAAATAAAAAAAGAAGATAAAACTTTTGAAGAAAGAGCTATCTCTTTAAAAGATTTAGATTTAGAAAATATTAAAGAAAAAGTATCTTTTATGCAAGGAGATGCTTGTAATTTAAAAGAGATTTATAAAGATTTTGATTTAATATTTTATTCTAGTTTAATTGATAAATTATATTATCCTAAAAAGTTTTTAGAAGATGTTTCAAGACGAATAAACAAAAATGGTTTTTTTGTATTTTTAAGTTCACAGAATTGGTTTAATGAACATATAAATGAAAATAATCTATTTTTGGAATTTGAACTACTTGATAAGATTGAGCTTTCATCTTTTATAAAAATGAAAAATAAAAATTATGAGAATAAAACTTTATTGATGAGTATTTGGAAGAAAAAATAGAAATTTTTCTATTTTTTCTGTTTTAATTCATCAATTAATCTTAACTCTTCATCTGTTGATGTTGTTGCTAAAAGTCCATTTGAACTATTTTGAGAATTGACAAAATTATTTAACATATCTTCACTAAAATCCATTTTTTTACCAGTTACTTTTTCTATTGCGTATTGTAAATCAGCTTTTAAATTTCTTATATACTCTTCAGGAGTTTGTGCTGTTTGCCCTGATTCTGCTCTTTGTTTTGCTAATTCTTCTAAAATCTTTTTGATTTTTTCTAATTCATCTTTTGTAAAACCAGTTTTTGCAACAGATTCCAAATCTTCTAAAAGTTGTTTTGTTAGTTGTTTTTCTTCTAGTTTTTTCTGTTCTTCTGTTTTGTTTTCTAATAACACACCAAACTCATTACTTGTAGAAGTGTCTTCTTCTAATTTCGAAGTGCTATTTTGCGAAGTTGTACCTAAAATTGAAGTTGTATTACCAATTTGCATAAAATCTCCTTTTTAAAGTATAATAATTCTCATGTTCATAAAAATTATTAAAAGTAAACAAATTGTAACAATATTTATCTTATTTTTTGCTCTTTTAATCAATATTCTTTTTGAATATGGTAAATATTTAGAATTTATCGATGAAGAAGTTTTTGAAACAAAAGTTGAAGTTTTAAATATTTATCAAAAAGATGATTTTGATATTTTAAAACTAAAAACTTCAAATTTTGAGTTTTTTACAAGTATTCCTAAAAATCAAGAAATAAAAAAATTTGATTTATTAAATATTTTAATAGTTTCAAGAAATATTGATTTTATAGATTATTTAAAAGGTTTTTATACAAAAACTATCTACTTTGATGAATTACAAAAAGAACAAACTTTCAAAGATAAAATCATAAAAAATATAGAAAATAATCATAAAGATGAAAAAATAATTGAACTTTTTAATGCTTTATTTCTAGCCGTTCCTGTTTCAAAAGAGTTAAGAGATGTAATTACAGCTTATGGAATAGCTCATGTTGTGGCACTTTCAGGTTTTCACTTAGTTGTTTTATCTTTTGTAATTTATTGGATTTTATATTTTCCTTATAAATTTTTTCAAGATAGATATTTCCCTTATCGAAATAGAAAGCTTGATATTTTACTTATAACTACTGCTATTTTGTTTTATTATCTTATCTTAACAGATATTGTACCATCGCTTTTAAGAGCTTTTGTGATGTTTTGTTTAGGTATTTATTTACTTAGAAGTAATATAAAAATTCTTTCATATATGACTTTGTTTTATACTTTTTTGATTGTAATTGTATTTTATCCTAAATACATTTTTTCTATTGGATTTTGGTTTTCTATTTTTGCAGTTTTTTATATCTATTTGTTTATACAATATTTTAAAAACTATAATAAATGGCTTTTATATGTTTTTTTCAATATTTGGATGTTTTTAATATTTAATCCAATAGTTCACTACTATTTTCCTCAAACTTCTTATGAACAGTTTTATTCTATACCAATTACGATATTTTTTAACTTTTTTTATCCAGCAGAGATTTTCGCTCATATTTTTGGATTTTCAGATTATTTTGATGAATATTTAAAAGTATTTATAGAACATAAAATCTATGTTTATGAAGTTTTTACACCACTTTATTTTTATATTTTATATCTTTTGGTTTCATTTTTATCGATTTGGAGTAAAAAGATTTTTATATTACTAAATATTTTGATGGTAGGGTTTAATAGTTATCTGTATTTATTGGTTTAAAACCTTATCCAAAGTAAATTTCATATCTTCATCTAAATCGCTCATAGAAGTTCTCATCCAGTTTAGATAGTTTGCATCTATTTTTGCAACTTCTTCTATATTTTGTCCTTTGTATTTTCCAAATTTAAAAGTATTTATAAATACAGGAGTAGTAGTTAATTCTACAAGTTTTTCCATAGGATTTAAACTTGGATAAACTTCTCTACATTTTCCTACAAGTTTTGATAAAAATAGTTTCATCACAAGTACATCACCGATTGCGTCATGAGCTTTTATAGTTATACCATATTTAGAAGCTTCATTCTCTTCAAATTTATATAAATCTAGTGCATATCTTAAGTATTGAAGTCGATGATAAGGTAAATCACTAAATAGATGTTTTGCACATCTTAATGTATCTATTAATTTATAGTTGTTTTCAAAGCCTTCTTTTTTTATCATATCTAAATCAAAATTTATATTATGAGCTATTAAATAGTTGTCATCACTATTTAACTCTTCTAATCTTTTATAGAAGTTTGTTTCAACTGCTTTTGGTTTATTTTCTAATAAATCAGGAGTTATATTGTGAACTTCCATTGCTTCAAGTTTTATGGGAATAGGAGCTGAACATAACTCATCAAAAGCTTCAACTTTTCCTTTATTATCAACAATCATAGCACCAAATTGAATAACTCTATCTTCTTGAGCAGCTCCTGTTGTTTCTGTATCAAATAGTACATAATAAGCCATTATAAAAATTTCCTTTAAAGTATTAACATTCCATCACCATAAGAGTAGAATCTATAATTCTCTTTTATAGCAGTTTCATATATTTCTAAAGTTTTTTCTAATCCAATAAAAGAAGCAACCAACATAATTAAAGTTGATTTTGGTAAATGAAAATTTGTAAGTAAATAATCAACTTTTATAGGTTTATTTGCTGGATTTAAAAATAAATCACATTCACCTTGAATTTTATTTGTTCTTGCATAATACTCGATAGTTCTAGTAACTGTTGTTCCTACTGCTAAAACTTTATTCGCTTTATCTAAGTTTTTTTTAGCATCAATTCCTATTTCAAAATATTCACTATGCATTGGATGAGATAAGATATCTTCTACATCAACAGGTTTAAAAGTTCCTGCTCCTACATGAAGTGTAAGATAGTTTAATCCATATTTTTCTTCTAAATTTTTTAATAATTCAGGTGTAAAATGAAGTGATGCAGTTGGAGCTGCAACTGCTCCATAGTTTTTTGCAAACAAAGTTTGATAGTTTTGTTCATCTTGTTTTTCATCTTCTCTATTCATGTAAGGAGGTAGAGGAAGATGTCCAATTTTATTTAGTATTTCAACTAAAGATAGAAAATCTAGTTTTTTTTCATCTTGAAAAAACTCTACAATTCTACTTCCATCTTCATTTACTTCTTCTACAATAGCACTTAGATTTTCATCAAAAAGAAGTTTAGTTCCAACTCTTACTTTTCCTCTAATCATAACTAAGTATCTATCCATAAATAGAGGTTTATTTAGTAATAGTTCTATTTGACCACCACTATCTTTTAGACCAAAAATTCTAGCTTTTATAACTTTTGTATCATTTAAGAATATTGATAAATCATTAGGTAAAAACTTTGAAATATCTTTAAAAGTTGAATGAATAATAGTATTAGTACTTCTATTAAAAATCAAAAGCTTTGCACTATCTGCTGGTGTTACAGGATGGGTAGCTATTTGATTTTTAGGAAGATTATAGTCATAACTTGAAGTTTTTAATGGATCTAGCAAAGTTTATTCTTCCTCGTCTTCTTCTTCTTCATCTTTTTGTGCAGGATTAAATACTTTTGCTATATAAATAGATATTCCATAAAGTAGTACTAATGGTGCTGCCATTAATACTTGACTTACAACATCAGGTGGAGTTAAAATAGCAGCAACTATAAAAATAAGTACAATCGCATATCTAAAAAAATCTTTTAACATTTTGTCATCAACTATTCCTATTTTTGCAAGAAAAAAAGTAATAACAGGTAATTCAAAAGCTATTCCAAAACCAATCATAATTTTTGTAAAGAATCCAACATAAGTTCCAATACTAGGTAATACAGTAACAACAGTAGAACCAAAGGCAATTAAAAAACTAAAACCTAAAGGAACAACAATATAATAAGCAAAACTTGCACCTAATAAAAACATTAAAGTAGCAAAAAATACAAAAGGTATTACAAGTTTTTTTTCATGATCATAAAGTCCAGGAGCTAAAAATAACCACATTTGCCAAAATATAACTGGAAGTGAAGCTACAAATCCAGCAAAAAATGCAACTTTCATAGCTGTAAAGAATGTCTCTTCTATAGATACTGCAATCATATTTGAACCTGTTGGAAGAGCAGCTTTAACTGGAACTGTCATCCAATTTAAAATAGGTTCATAAAAAGTAAAACATACAAAAAACATTACAACAATAGCGATACAAGATATTACAAGTCTTTTTCTTAAATCAGCAATATGGGGTTTTAAATCTTCAAACATTAAGCTTTATCCTCATTTTTTAATGAAATATTTTCTTCTTTAATTTCTTTGGCTTCTTTTTTAGGAGTTTCAAAATCATCATTTAATATTTCATTCAATCCTAAATCAATTTTTGTTTCAGCTGTTAAAGATGTTTTTGTATCTTCAATTTGAGCTTTAAATTTAGTAGCTTCATTTTTTAATTCAGCAATATTTAGTTCATTATCAAGTGTAGATTTTGCTTCAGCTAATCCATTTTTAAATTTATTAATAAATTTTGCTATTTGTACCATTGCATCAGGCAATTTATCAGGTCCTAAAGCGATAATAGCAACTATTGCAATAAGCAAGATTTCAGTTATACCCATACCAAACATCTTTGTCTCCATTAGATTATTAAGGGAAAGATTTTACCTAATTTTTGATAAAATCAACCAAAATTAAAAAAATAATCTCAAGGTAAAGTATGGAATTAGTAGTTTTAGCAGTTGTTATAGTGATTTTATTTTTTATAGGGAAAAACTATAAAACAGAAGAATTTAAAAATATAAATTTAAAGCAAAAAGAGATTTTTAGTGGAGATTTATTAAATCATGAAGCAGGAATTTTAGTAGCTCTTTTAGCAAAAGTAGCAAAGGCAGATGGAAAAGTAGGAGAACTTGAAGCAGAAATTTTAAAACATACTTTTACAGATATTTCAAGCCATTTTCAAAACTCACAAGAAGTAAGAGAAAACCTTAAGAATTTATACGAACAAGAAAAAGAAACATTTGAAAATCTAATAATAATTTGTGATAAATTATACCTTTTAACAAAACATGATTATAATAAAAGATTAAAATATATGGAATATTTGTTAAATCTTGCATTTATTGATGGAGACTTTTCAAAAGCAGAACAAGAAATAACAGAAGATATAGCACAAGCTTTAAAAATTGAAGAAAATGACTATTTTACACTTATTTCAAATTTTGAAAACTTCTATAAAAATAGAGAAAATGAAAAAACTCTAACATTAGAAAAATCGTATGAGATTTTAGAATCAAATTCTATTGATGATGATGCGACTTTAAAGAAAAACTATAGAAATTTGGTAAAAAAACACCATCCAGATATCATTTCAGGGCAAGGAGCTTCTCAAAGTATTATAGATGAAGCTACAAAAAAACTTCAAGAGATAAATGAAGCTTATGAAATAATAAAAAAAAGTAGAGGAATATAAATGGCAAAAAGTTTTCCTCACTCTTATGTAGTTTGTACTTGTAAACAAGTAACTTTAGGTGAAATTATCTATGCAATCAAAGAAAAAGGTGCAAAAACATTACAAGATTTAGAAGATATTACAGATGCAGGAAGTTGCTGTGGTTCTTGTAAAAATGAAGAGAGTGATATTGGTGTAGAAAAAATGGAACTTTATTTAGAAGATATTCTAAAAAAATTTAGTTAAGGTAAAAATGAAAAAGCAATTAATAGAAGAGATAAAAGAGTTATTAAAGATAAATCAAGATGAAATTGTCGAAATAAATCCAAAATACTTAGACTATTTTGAAGAGGAAGAACTTCTTAATATTAAAGATAAATTAGAGTCTAAAAAAAGAGAAATAAATAAGATAAGTAATGATTATTTGGATGAGATTTATCTAAAAACAAAAAAAAATGAGTTATAATCAAAATTCTTAAGAAAAGGTTTAAAAATGAAAGATTGGAAAAAAGTTAAGCAATATTTAATAAGTTTCTTAAAAGATGAAGTTTCAAAAGCAGGTTTTGAAAAAGTAACTGTTGGTTTATCTGGTGGTTTAGATTCTGCTGTTGTGGCTATTTTGTGTAAAGAAGCTTTCGGAAAAAATTTAAATTGTGTTTTGATGCCATCACAATTTTCATCACAAAGTTCAATTGAACACGCCATTGAAGTTTGTGAGAAATTTGACATAAGATATGATATTGTTTCTATAGAACCAATGGTTAGCGCCTTTTTAAAAAATATGGATAATGATAAACTTAGAATTGGTAACTTTAGTGCAAGAATGAGAATGTCTGTTTTATATGATATCTCTTTTAAAGAAAAATCATTAGTTGTAGGAACTTCAAATAAAAGTGAACTACTTTTAGGATATGGAACTATTTTTGGAGATATTGCATGTGCAATAAATCCAATAGGTGAAATCTATAAAAGTGATGAATTTGAATTTGCTAAACTTTTAGGTGTTCCAGAATCGATTTTGACAAAAGCGCCAAGCGCTGATTTATGGGAAGGTCAAAGTGATGAAGATGAACTAGGACACACTTATAAAGAAATAGATGATTTATTAAAACTTATGGTTGATGATAAAAAATCAAAAGATGAATTATTAAAGCTTGGTTTTGAAGCTAGTTTTATAGATAAAATAAATAATAGAATGAAAGCAAATGCCTTTAAAGGAAAACTTCCAACCATTGCAAAACTAGGGGAATATTTATGAAAAACATAGCAATATATAAAGCAACATTAGACAATGAAGAGTTAAATCAAATAAGATCAGTTTTAGAGTCAAAAAATGACTTATCAAAAGTTTTAGAGTTTGAAGAACAAATGACAAAATATATAGGTGCAAAATATGCTATTGCAACTTCAACTTCTACTGCTGCTATACATCTTGCTCTTAGTTCAATTAAACTTAAAAGAGGTGATAAAATACTAATGTCTGTTAACTCTTTTATAAATCTTCCTGAAGTTGTAAGACATTTTGATGCTGAACCTATTTTTATTGATATAAATATGGAAGATATGAATATTGATATTGATAAATTTGAAGAGGCTTTAGCAAATAATGATTCTAAGAAACTAAGAGGTGCAATAATCACTTTTATTGGTGGTCAAGCTCCTGATTTAGATAGGATTTATGATATTGCTCAAAAGTATGGAATTATTTTAATAGAAGATTGTAGAGCTGGATTAGGAAGTACTTACAAAGGACAAAAAGTTGGAAATTTAAGAGCTGATATGACTATATTTTCAACAAATCCTTCTCCATCAAAATATGCAATTAGTCGTTCAGGAGTTATTGTAACAAACAATGAAGAGATTGCAAAAAGAGCAAAACTTTTAAGATCTCATGCAATAACTACTACATATGATAGTTATGGAAACTTGGATTATATTTATGATGTTGTTGATATTGGACATAAGTTTGATTTATCTGAACTTGATGCAGCTTATGCAGTTGCACAACTTAATAAAACTGATGGTTTTATAAAAAGAAGAAAAGAGATAGCAAAACTTTATGAACGAAGATTATCAAATGTAAAACATATCACGATTTTACCTCATAAAGATGAGCATATTTTTACGCAATTTATTATAAAAATCTCAAGAAATAGAGATGCTTTTGCAAGAGCTTTAAAAGAAAGAGGAGTTGCTACTGGACTTAACTATATTCCTTTGCATCTTTTATCTTATTATAAAAATAAATATTCTATGAAAATTACAGCATTTCCAAATGCTTTAAATAACTATCAACAAATATTATCTCTTCCTATTTATGCAGGACTTACAGATGATGATATAAATTATGTTTGTGATCAAGTTATAGAAGTTGCAAAAGATTGGATATAAAAATCCTTGAAACAAAAAATACATTTATGGATTGAAGAATATCTCTTCTTTCCCAACTTTTTTCAAAAAATCATCTCTTTTTTACTTCTTCCTTTAACTCTTATTTATCTGATTATAATTTTTACAAAAAGATTTAAAGCTAAAAAGATAGATTTTGATATTCCAATTATTTCTATTGGAAATATAATTGTTGGTGGAAGTGGAAAAACTCCAATAACTATTGAATTAGCTAGTAAATATGAAAATGTTTGCATCATTTTAAGAGGTTATGGAAGAAGTTCAAAAGGTTTACAAATAGTAAGTTTAAAAGGAAAAATTCAAGTTGATGTAAAAACAAGTGGTGATGAAGCAATGCTTTTGGCAAAAAGTTTAAAAAAAGCTACGATAATAGTAAGTGAAAATCGAATAGAAGCTATCTTAAAAGCAAAAGAATTAGGAAGTAAAATCATATTTTTAGATGATGGATTTTCAAAATATAGTATTTCAAAGTTTGATATTCTTTTAAAACCACAAAATGAACCTACAAATAATTTTTGTTTACCAAGTGGAGGATATAGAGAGCCTAAAAGTTTTTATAAAAAAGCAAATATTGTTTTACAAGAAGGAAAAGATTTCAAAAGAGTAATTACAATAAAAAAAGATGAAAATATAAAAGAACTTCCAGTCAAAACTATTTTATTAACAGCTATTTCAAAACCTAAAAGGCTTTTAGAATTTTTACCTAAAAATATAAAAATGATAAGTTTTCCTGACCATCATAATTTTACAAAAGAAGAGATTTTAGATATTCAAAATGAATATAAGGATTATGCTATTTTAACAACAGGAAAAGATATGGTTAAATTAAAAGAGTTTAATTTAGAAAATCTATATTTGATGGACTTGTGTATAAGAATAGATGAAAAGGTAGATTTTTCTTCTATGAATAGTTATATAAATATTTTTAAATAGGAGTTTAGATGAGTTTTTTTACTATCTTTATATCTTTGAGCCTTCTAATATTTGTGGTTTTTTGTTTTATTTTATATATTTTTATCATTATTGATATTTTAAAACATGAATTTACGGGTTATAACAAAATTATTTGGATTATTGTAATACCTTGTTTTCCTATCTTGGGTGCTATTTTATATCTATTTATTGGAAGAAAACAACGAATTAAAGAGTTATAAATAAAATTTTTTTAAATACAAAAATTGTAACGCAAACTGTGACAACTTTTTGTTATAGTTTTATATTAAGATGATAATTGGTTTCAAAATAAGATTTTAAAAAGGAAAAATATGATATTCATTATTGAAATCCTTGTAGTATTACTGACTATAGGTTGGTATTTAGAAAAGTTTTTAATAAAGAAAAATTGGTCAAATCCATTTTTAAATACATTTTATATTTTTAATATGATTTTTTCTAGTCCTTTTAATGTTCTTTTCGGAGTTATTGTAACATCTTTTATTGGTATTATCTTAGCTCTCTATCAGTTTGATATTGTTAATCCTTCAAATACGAATATAACAAAGCTTATTAATCCTCCAATAGCAGGGATAATAACACTCTCTATAATAACAATAATATTATTTATAGTATTGACAATTTTTAGTGGTATCACTGTGTATAGAATTTGGGCAGATGATAAAGGGATAAAAGGTTATAAGAATTTACTTGAGTTTAGTAAAAGATTTATTTTTAGAATACCACTTTTAATAGTTACACTCGGATTTTTTTTACCAAATTTAATGATGGGAGAAATAACATCTTTATCATATGAGATTATGGTGCATGGATTATATGTAATTCCTATATTTATGTTAATAACAAAAAAAATCAACTTTAGGATAAAGAATAATTAATAAATTTCCAAGCTTTAGCTTGGAAATATTAAATAGTTTTAGAGAATCTTCTTTTCTCTTCGGGAATTTTATTTAAATATGCATCAAATGGCATACAAATATTTCTTATAAGCATAGAACCTGTTTGAGAAACTTCGATTTTATTATCAGTTATTTTTAAAAGTTGTGCATCTTCAAACTCTTTTAAAGCTTTTATTGCATCATCAAAATACTCTTTAAAGTTTATTCTGAACTCTTCTTCAACCCTTTTTATATTTAAAGAAAAATTACTCATAAGTTCCATTATGACAAACTGTCTAAGCATATCATCATCACTTAATCTATAACCTTTATATACAGGTAAATCTCCATTATCAATGGCATTTTCCCAAGGTTCTAACTCTTTAAAGTTTTGTGCATAATAATCAACACCATTTCCAATAGAAGTTAGCCCAATTCCTATTAAATCAGCTCCACCTTTAGTAGTATAACCTTGGAAATTTCTATGAAGTTCACCTTTTTCAATAGCTTTAAATAGTTCATCTTCTGGTTTAGCAAAGTGGTCCATTCCAACCATTTTATAACCATTTGATGTAAAGAAATCTATTGTATCTTTTAACATCTCTAGTTTAACTTCAGGTTTTGGGAATGTTGTTTCATCAAATTTTCTCATAGTTTTCATAAGCCAAGGAACATGAGCATAATTAAATACTGCAAATCTATCCGTATTAAGTGTAATCATTTGCTCTAACGTTTTTTTAAAACTTTCTCTTGTTTGATATGGTAAACCATAGATTAAGTCAGTATTAATCGAGTGAATAC from Arcobacter lacus harbors:
- a CDS encoding PLDc N-terminal domain-containing protein, with protein sequence MSFFTIFISLSLLIFVVFCFILYIFIIIDILKHEFTGYNKIIWIIVIPCFPILGAILYLFIGRKQRIKEL
- a CDS encoding NAD+ synthase, with amino-acid sequence MKDWKKVKQYLISFLKDEVSKAGFEKVTVGLSGGLDSAVVAILCKEAFGKNLNCVLMPSQFSSQSSIEHAIEVCEKFDIRYDIVSIEPMVSAFLKNMDNDKLRIGNFSARMRMSVLYDISFKEKSLVVGTSNKSELLLGYGTIFGDIACAINPIGEIYKSDEFEFAKLLGVPESILTKAPSADLWEGQSDEDELGHTYKEIDDLLKLMVDDKKSKDELLKLGFEASFIDKINNRMKANAFKGKLPTIAKLGEYL
- a CDS encoding tetraacyldisaccharide 4'-kinase; translation: MKQKIHLWIEEYLFFPNFFQKIISFLLLPLTLIYLIIIFTKRFKAKKIDFDIPIISIGNIIVGGSGKTPITIELASKYENVCIILRGYGRSSKGLQIVSLKGKIQVDVKTSGDEAMLLAKSLKKATIIVSENRIEAILKAKELGSKIIFLDDGFSKYSISKFDILLKPQNEPTNNFCLPSGGYREPKSFYKKANIVLQEGKDFKRVITIKKDENIKELPVKTILLTAISKPKRLLEFLPKNIKMISFPDHHNFTKEEILDIQNEYKDYAILTTGKDMVKLKEFNLENLYLMDLCIRIDEKVDFSSMNSYINIFK
- a CDS encoding DegT/DnrJ/EryC1/StrS family aminotransferase; the protein is MKNIAIYKATLDNEELNQIRSVLESKNDLSKVLEFEEQMTKYIGAKYAIATSTSTAAIHLALSSIKLKRGDKILMSVNSFINLPEVVRHFDAEPIFIDINMEDMNIDIDKFEEALANNDSKKLRGAIITFIGGQAPDLDRIYDIAQKYGIILIEDCRAGLGSTYKGQKVGNLRADMTIFSTNPSPSKYAISRSGVIVTNNEEIAKRAKLLRSHAITTTYDSYGNLDYIYDVVDIGHKFDLSELDAAYAVAQLNKTDGFIKRRKEIAKLYERRLSNVKHITILPHKDEHIFTQFIIKISRNRDAFARALKERGVATGLNYIPLHLLSYYKNKYSMKITAFPNALNNYQQILSLPIYAGLTDDDINYVCDQVIEVAKDWI
- the hemN gene encoding oxygen-independent coproporphyrinogen III oxidase; translation: MIDFAKFVKYSKPGPRYTSYPTAPEFSETFTQDDLKEFYKNQSDDRPLSLYIHMPFCRSACYFCGCNTIFTSKEDKKTRYIEYLKKELNILKNHLNTKRVVTQMHFGGGTPTFFSPSQLEVVITSIKEIFPNFSPDAEISCEVDPRYFTVEHMNVLKAGGCNRLSFGVQDLDEEVQKTIHRIQPFELTQNVIKIAREAGIHSINTDLIYGLPYQTRESFKKTLEQMITLNTDRFAVFNYAHVPWLMKTMRKFDETTFPKPEVKLEMLKDTIDFFTSNGYKMVGMDHFAKPEDELFKAIEKGELHRNFQGYTTKGGADLIGIGLTSIGNGVDYYAQNFKELEPWENAIDNGDLPVYKGYRLSDDDMLRQFVIMELMSNFSLNIKRVEEEFRINFKEYFDDAIKALKEFEDAQLLKITDNKIEVSQTGSMLIRNICMPFDAYLNKIPEEKRRFSKTI
- a CDS encoding (2Fe-2S)-binding protein, coding for MAKSFPHSYVVCTCKQVTLGEIIYAIKEKGAKTLQDLEDITDAGSCCGSCKNEESDIGVEKMELYLEDILKKFS